The region GTCGAGGTCGCCGGGTCGCCTTTGACCCTTCACGTCTGCCTTGAGGGACGAGCGCGACGCGGCCGCGCTCCGGTCTGCGGCCGCCGCCGCGCGATATCGCTCACGTAAATCATCTTCGGCGCGTTGATCGGAGGTGAGCCCCCAAGCCTTACGGTGCCGCCACCGTCCGGAATGTTCCCCGGTTTGTCTCCGCGTTCTAATAAACTTGATTTCTCGTCTTTTTCAAACTCTGAGAATGCTTCGTAAGTGGTCGATGGCATACCTGAAAACGCACCAACTACTACTGtgaaaggaacaaaaaacaTACGCCATGTAACAAGCAAAGATGTGAAATTTTGCACGCCGATATGGGCGGGATAAGCGATCGGGAGGGAACGCAAAGTCAAATACAtcttttgtatattttgttcattcCAGCCACGGATCAaatctttttcaaaatatttcctcCATTCGGTTCTTCGACATAAGTGACGTCACGCAGCGTGATTGGCACCGACTTGTTGAAGATAGCCGGTGCGATATTTCTTCTTGACATGATGAAGCGAGTTGAGCTGGAGGTCAGGCTGCGCTTTGACGACCCGAGAAATGGTGGCAACCCACCCCGGTTGGCTTCCACTCGCTTTGCCGAGTGGGCCAAATGCCCCTTTCCTGGAATGCCCGGAAGGGATGGGGAAAACCAGGCAAGAGAATGCGAAGAAAACGGTTCCAATATGAGTTGAGAGCAATCCGCCGAGTGAAGGCACGgttaaaaaagaacaaaaaagtcatGCGTCAAGAAAAGCGCGTGCTATTTCTTGTTTTGCGCTTGGATCCACGGTCCGACAAGCGAGGCGGTGACGTCGTCGCCTACGTTCCGCCGCGACCGCTTCTCATTTGGCGCGCGTCCACGTCACGTGACGCGCGGCTCCGTCAGACTCGATCGATCGATCGCCTCATCGATGAGCGGGCTAGCGGCTCGCTGTTAGCCGAGCGAAGGGGGAAACGTTTGTCCCGGTCGCTCTCCTCTTTGTCGGCCCGGCCCGCCGGCAGACGCGATGCGAGGCGTCCGCGCCTTCGAACCGCTGCTGGCCGCCCTGGCGGCCCTCGCGACGGCCGCCGCCGCTCAAGAGGATGGAGCTCCGCCCTCGAGAATAGGCAAGAGCGCGAGCCGCCGTTCTTAACGCTATTTCCTCTCCACGATGAGCCGTGCACGTCGTTCGGATCATATTCTCCGAAGAGACCGAGTTGTTTCGCTCGACACTTGACGACCTTGAAAGGCTTTTCCAATGTCCACAATCCAAATGCCAAACGGAGCTTTTTCAAAGATGATGGCCCTCGGGCGTTTCGTTCAGCCCAATCGACTCGTCGAGGAGGCGGGCACTCGCGCGACATCCGAGAAAGGTCGCGAGACGCGGGCCGCGGGCTGAAGAGCGAGACCGATCCGCCCTGTCCGGGCTTCGCCTTGCTCGCTCGGGCGGGCGCGCTCGGGGCTGCCGCGCGACGCGATGGCGCTCGGGACGTCGCCCTGACGGTGCGGCGCCGTCTTGTCTTTTCAGCGGTGGTGGGCGCGGGCATCGGGGGCAGCGCCACGGCGCGCTTCCTGCGCCAGCACTTCGGGCCCGACGTGCAGCTGGACGTGTACGAGAAGGGCGAGGTGGGCGGGCGCTTGGCCACAGTCACCGTCAACCGGAACCGTTACGAGTCGGGCGCCTCCATCATCCACGCGCTCAACCTGCACATGCACGACTTCGTCAAGCAGCTCGGTGAGGGCGTCTCAAACCGGGACGGACTCGCCTTGCCCATACGCGCGACGCTGACGATGCCcgcgtgtgtcccccccccctgccccccgcagGGCTGAAGCAGCGCCGCAGCGTGGCGGGCAAGACGGCGGTGTTTGACGGCGCGTCGGTGGTCGCGGAGGAGACGGACTGGTACCTGCTGGACCTCCTGCGCCTGTGGTGGCGCTACGGCAGCAGCTTCATCCGCCTGCAGATGTGGCTGGAGGAGATCATGGAGAAGTTCATCAGGCACGCGCACGCACCAGACGGGAGCCCTCCTTCCGCTGAAACGATCTGGGTGGAGCCCTCTCGTAACGCCCGCGCTGCGCCTCGCAGGATCTACAAGTACCAGGCCCACGGTTTCGCCTTCGGCTCgctggaggagctgctggaGTCGCTGGGCGGGAGCGGCTTTGTCAACATGACGCGCCGGCCTCTCTCGGATTCGCTGCTGGAGCTGGGCGTGTCCCAGCGCTTCATCGACGAGGTGGTGGCGCCCGTCATCAGGCTCAACTACGGCCAGAACGTCAGCGTGCCCGCCTTCGTGGGTCAGAGGCCTCGCCGGAAGCCGCCGAGCGACCTGAAGCGTGGGCCGCCGCTTTTTCCTTTTGCGCTTTGCCTTTGACGTCTGCCGTTGTTGCGTCCGCAGGCGCCGTGTCGCTGGCGAGCGCCCAGTCCAACCTGTGGGCGGTGGAAGGCGGCAACAAGTTGCTGTGCGAGGGCCTGCTCAAGTCGGCCAACGCCAACCTGCTGCGGGCGCGCGTCACCTCCGTGCGGACGCTCCGCTCGGGTAATAACGGCAACTTTCCTCTCCCCGTTTGCCGGCCCTGGCCCCGGTCCTCTTTGCgtaactgaccccccccccctccaaaaaaaaataataataatcatccatCAGCCGCCGCTCCGGGCAGCCCCCCTTCTTC is a window of Hippocampus zosterae strain Florida chromosome 16, ASM2543408v3, whole genome shotgun sequence DNA encoding:
- the LOC127588378 gene encoding prenylcysteine oxidase-like, translating into MRGVRAFEPLLAALAALATAAAAQEDGAPPSRIAVVGAGIGGSATARFLRQHFGPDVQLDVYEKGEVGGRLATVTVNRNRYESGASIIHALNLHMHDFVKQLGLKQRRSVAGKTAVFDGASVVAEETDWYLLDLLRLWWRYGSSFIRLQMWLEEIMEKFIRIYKYQAHGFAFGSLEELLESLGGSGFVNMTRRPLSDSLLELGVSQRFIDEVVAPVIRLNYGQNVSVPAFVGAVSLASAQSNLWAVEGGNKLLCEGLLKSANANLLRARVTSVRTLRSGGALRYELGLAGEGPERRTAAYDAVVVAAPLRAGADISFPDWASPAVPGEGEWQSTVVTLVHGYLNTSLFGFRDPRLFPYAGVLTTAAPALFFNSVAGVYPVEVPPGFRRKRAHEAAVYKVFSPAVLTGEQLKTLFRSYYSAQATEWRAYPRYGSAAGATLPPVELGPHLYYLNGIEWAGSAMEMSAVAAKNIALLAYRRWNGRSLRVNREDLLRAIKTEL